In Kordia antarctica, the following proteins share a genomic window:
- a CDS encoding sensor histidine kinase: protein MAKKLKRSYKFALRSSLYITLFATVLLVALLYAFGIKHVELPIIFTAICFLFCFFILQIRVERFIYQRVKKIYDDVTLLDVSDFQNYPITTDMATLTKEIEKFATNKKLEIETLKIRENYRKEFIGNVSHELKTPLFTVQGYILTLLDGAMEDKHIRKKYLNRAEKGVERLIYIVRDLDMITKLETGDLNLDREEFNIIELVQSVFDLLEMKAAKKDISLAFDMQYANPILVVADKERIQQVLTNLVVNSIKYGRENGTTEISVENLIRNKVIVRITDNGEGIQKENIPRLFERFYRVDKSGSRREGGSGLGLAIVKHIIEAHNEKIYIESEYGVGSEFSFTLEKAK, encoded by the coding sequence ATGGCTAAAAAACTCAAAAGATCCTATAAATTTGCTTTAAGATCTTCTTTATACATTACGTTGTTTGCAACGGTTTTACTTGTTGCGCTATTGTATGCTTTCGGTATCAAACATGTGGAATTACCGATCATATTTACGGCAATATGTTTCTTGTTCTGCTTCTTTATTCTTCAAATTAGAGTAGAACGATTCATTTACCAAAGAGTTAAAAAAATATACGATGATGTTACATTGTTAGATGTGAGCGATTTTCAAAACTATCCAATCACAACTGACATGGCAACGTTAACGAAAGAAATTGAAAAATTTGCCACCAACAAAAAACTCGAAATAGAAACCTTAAAAATTAGGGAAAACTACCGAAAAGAGTTCATTGGAAACGTTTCTCACGAATTAAAAACGCCACTATTTACTGTTCAAGGATACATTTTGACGTTGCTTGATGGTGCAATGGAAGACAAACACATTCGTAAAAAATACCTAAACCGCGCAGAAAAAGGTGTAGAACGACTCATCTATATTGTGAGAGATTTAGATATGATTACCAAGTTGGAAACGGGCGATTTAAATCTTGATAGAGAAGAATTTAACATCATCGAATTGGTGCAAAGTGTATTTGACTTATTAGAAATGAAAGCCGCCAAGAAAGATATTTCACTTGCGTTTGATATGCAATATGCAAACCCAATACTAGTTGTGGCAGACAAAGAACGCATTCAGCAAGTATTAACAAATCTGGTTGTAAACTCCATCAAATATGGACGCGAAAACGGAACTACGGAAATCAGTGTAGAAAACTTAATCAGAAACAAGGTCATTGTACGTATTACAGATAATGGAGAAGGAATACAAAAAGAAAACATTCCGCGATTATTTGAACGCTTCTATCGCGTAGACAAAAGTGGTTCGCGGCGTGAAGGCGGTTCAGGTTTAGGATTAGCTATTGTAAAACACATCATTGAAGCGCACAACGAAAAAATATACATTGAAAGTGAATATGGTGTTGGTTCCGAATTTTCATTTACGCTGGAAAAGGCGAAATAA
- a CDS encoding response regulator transcription factor has product MKKKDIKILLVDDEPDILEIVGYNLSSEGYQISKAANGVEAVAKAKKIKPHLIIMDVMMPEMDGIEACETIRKDRSLANTIITFLTARGEDYSQVAGFDAGADDYITKPIKPKVLVSKVKALLRRLKNEEENSQIVTVGNLVINREEYKIIKDGTEIILPRKEFELLSLLASRPEKVFKREDILDKVWGNEVIVGGRTIDVHIRKLREKIGDNHFKTVKGVGYKYVE; this is encoded by the coding sequence ATGAAAAAAAAGGACATTAAAATACTATTGGTGGATGATGAACCAGACATATTAGAAATTGTCGGCTACAACTTATCGTCTGAAGGTTACCAAATAAGCAAAGCTGCCAATGGTGTTGAAGCTGTTGCAAAAGCAAAAAAAATAAAGCCGCACTTAATCATTATGGACGTAATGATGCCAGAAATGGACGGAATTGAAGCTTGCGAAACCATTAGAAAAGATAGAAGTCTCGCCAATACAATCATTACGTTTTTAACGGCTAGAGGCGAAGATTACTCACAAGTTGCAGGTTTTGATGCTGGTGCAGATGATTACATCACAAAACCTATCAAACCAAAAGTATTGGTAAGTAAAGTAAAAGCATTACTTCGCAGACTTAAAAACGAAGAAGAAAACTCTCAAATTGTTACCGTTGGAAACTTAGTCATCAACCGAGAAGAATATAAAATCATAAAAGACGGCACAGAAATCATCTTACCAAGAAAAGAATTTGAATTACTATCTTTATTAGCTTCACGACCAGAAAAAGTATTCAAACGAGAAGATATTTTAGACAAAGTTTGGGGAAATGAAGTCATTGTTGGCGGACGAACCATTGATGTGCACATTCGTAAACTAAGAGAAAAAATTGGTGATAACCATTTCAAAACGGTAAAAGGAGTTGGATATAAATACGTAGAGTAA
- a CDS encoding T9SS type A sorting domain-containing protein has protein sequence MIKNYLLLVALLISTVSFGQVLTEDFDYGMTGGDLTTVSGGAWVQHSGSSGPVAYVAAPSGLTMAGYPSSGIGGHATFSGTSQDINRAFPAISSGTVYASALVNLSAVGSGNYFMHFNSGGFRARVGAKDDGGGNILYGIGSSSSTLTYGTTPYSLNTTYLLVFSYEIATGITNLHVLSAVTPTEPATPEATNTGSTGTAISAIAFRQSSNIPAVAIDGVRIATNWNEIMNNSSVASVSIVTPADNSTFTPGTSSVDVTFTTQNIDLMTAGNQVNITVGANPTDADVTSPYAIPTTDGTSYVVTVELLENNMVIDTKMVSFSVESETQVATITDLRAGTVGNYYELTGQAFISYIVTEGTRNQKYIQDGGAGILIDDTAGTLSAPLNIGDGIVGLKGQLSQFGGVLQFVPTENIPGAATTGNTLTPLFVTAAELATNGESYESRLIRLLNVEFADTGMFADNTNYTVTTAGGTDMTVCRVVFGDEDLIGTAIPSAPADIIGIGSEFNGTYQIFPRYASDINTTLGTEEFGTTSFNMYPNPTNGSTVTISSASNNAKSVKVYSIIGKQVINTTITNTLDVSGLQSGIYVVQITENGKSATKKLVIK, from the coding sequence ATGATTAAAAATTACTTATTATTAGTTGCTTTGTTAATATCTACCGTCTCCTTTGGACAGGTATTAACTGAAGACTTTGATTATGGAATGACTGGTGGAGACTTAACTACAGTAAGTGGTGGCGCATGGGTTCAACACTCAGGTTCATCAGGACCGGTTGCTTATGTTGCAGCGCCTAGTGGTTTAACTATGGCGGGATATCCTTCGTCAGGAATTGGCGGGCATGCAACTTTTTCAGGAACTTCTCAAGACATAAATAGAGCTTTTCCAGCAATTTCATCGGGAACTGTCTATGCAAGTGCACTTGTAAACTTAAGTGCTGTTGGAAGTGGAAACTACTTTATGCACTTTAATTCAGGTGGATTTAGAGCTAGAGTTGGTGCCAAAGATGATGGTGGTGGAAATATTCTTTATGGAATAGGATCAAGTAGTTCTACATTAACATATGGAACTACTCCTTACAGCTTAAACACAACATACTTATTAGTTTTCTCTTATGAGATTGCAACAGGAATTACTAACCTACACGTACTATCTGCTGTAACGCCAACTGAGCCTGCTACGCCAGAAGCTACAAACACGGGAAGTACAGGTACTGCAATTTCTGCAATTGCTTTTCGTCAATCTAGTAACATACCAGCTGTCGCTATTGATGGAGTTCGTATAGCTACAAACTGGAACGAAATTATGAACAACTCATCTGTTGCTTCAGTAAGTATCGTAACGCCTGCGGATAATAGTACGTTTACTCCAGGAACATCAAGTGTAGATGTAACGTTTACTACGCAAAACATTGACTTAATGACAGCTGGGAACCAAGTAAACATTACAGTTGGAGCAAATCCTACAGATGCTGATGTTACGAGTCCTTATGCAATTCCTACTACAGATGGAACATCTTACGTAGTAACTGTAGAGTTATTAGAAAACAATATGGTAATTGATACTAAAATGGTTTCTTTCTCTGTTGAAAGCGAAACACAAGTAGCTACAATCACAGACTTACGTGCTGGAACTGTTGGAAACTATTACGAATTAACAGGTCAAGCGTTTATTTCATATATCGTAACTGAAGGAACAAGAAATCAAAAATATATCCAAGATGGTGGTGCTGGAATCTTAATTGATGATACAGCTGGAACATTAAGTGCTCCATTAAACATCGGAGATGGAATCGTTGGATTAAAAGGTCAATTATCTCAATTTGGTGGTGTACTTCAATTTGTGCCAACGGAAAACATTCCTGGAGCTGCTACAACTGGAAACACACTTACGCCACTTTTTGTAACTGCTGCAGAATTAGCTACAAACGGAGAATCATACGAAAGTAGATTAATTAGATTATTAAATGTTGAGTTTGCTGATACAGGAATGTTCGCTGACAATACAAATTATACGGTTACTACAGCTGGAGGAACAGATATGACAGTTTGTAGAGTAGTTTTTGGAGATGAGGATTTAATTGGAACTGCGATTCCTAGTGCGCCTGCTGATATTATTGGTATCGGTTCAGAATTTAATGGAACATATCAAATATTCCCTAGATATGCTAGTGATATCAATACTACATTAGGAACTGAAGAATTTGGAACAACTTCTTTCAACATGTATCCAAATCCAACTAACGGAAGTACAGTAACAATTTCTTCTGCTTCAAACAATGCAAAAAGCGTAAAAGTTTATAGCATTATTGGTAAGCAAGTAATTAATACTACAATTACAAACACATTAGATGTTTCTGGTTTACAATCAGGAATCTATGTGGTTCAAATTACAGAAAATGGTAAATCGGCTACTAAGAAATTAGTAATCAAGTAA
- a CDS encoding LuxE/PaaK family acyltransferase, with translation MNSNTIFKITDDATFETITFQTFKHQFENNKTYRSFCDLLYKHPSDISKIEDIPFLPIEFFKSHEIVSNSNPIQETFTSSGTTGSIPSKHHVTDLTIYEESYLKGFQHFYGNIEDYVILALLPNYLERTGSSLTYMVNDLIKRSKHAESGFYLHDLNALAAKLIKLDQEGKKVLLIGVSFALLDLIETTQFCLKHTIIMETGGMKGRRKEMIREELHQQLCTGFGVTEIHSEYGMTELLSQGYSNGNGIFQTPPWMKLFTRDPEDALTLQRKGKSGGINVIDLANINSCSFIATQDLGKIHSNNTFEILGRFDHSDIRGCNLMVF, from the coding sequence ATGAATTCCAACACAATTTTCAAAATCACCGATGATGCAACTTTTGAAACTATAACGTTTCAAACGTTCAAGCATCAATTTGAAAATAATAAAACCTATCGTTCATTTTGCGATTTATTATATAAACATCCAAGCGATATTTCAAAAATTGAAGACATTCCTTTTCTTCCTATCGAATTCTTCAAATCGCACGAAATCGTTTCCAACAGTAATCCAATTCAAGAAACATTTACAAGTTCAGGAACTACAGGAAGCATTCCTAGCAAACATCATGTAACGGATCTTACTATCTACGAAGAAAGCTATCTAAAAGGATTTCAACATTTCTATGGAAACATTGAAGACTATGTAATTTTGGCTTTATTGCCTAATTATTTAGAACGAACTGGCTCTTCATTAACATACATGGTAAATGACCTCATCAAGCGAAGCAAACATGCGGAAAGTGGTTTTTATTTGCATGATTTAAATGCGCTTGCTGCAAAACTCATCAAACTAGATCAGGAAGGAAAAAAAGTGCTTCTCATTGGCGTTTCTTTTGCCTTATTAGATTTGATTGAAACAACTCAGTTCTGCTTGAAACATACGATTATCATGGAAACTGGCGGCATGAAAGGTCGTAGAAAAGAAATGATTCGGGAAGAATTGCATCAACAACTTTGTACAGGTTTTGGCGTGACCGAAATTCATTCCGAATATGGCATGACCGAATTACTTTCACAAGGATATTCCAATGGAAATGGCATCTTTCAAACGCCACCTTGGATGAAACTATTCACACGCGATCCTGAAGATGCATTGACACTTCAACGGAAAGGGAAATCGGGGGGAATCAACGTAATTGATCTGGCAAATATCAACTCCTGTTCATTCATTGCTACGCAAGATTTAGGAAAAATTCATTCAAATAATACATTCGAAATTCTCGGGCGTTTTGATCATTCAGACATTAGAGGTTGTAATTTAATGGTTTTTTAA